One genomic segment of Nonomuraea coxensis DSM 45129 includes these proteins:
- the nadE gene encoding ammonia-dependent NAD(+) synthetase, translated as MTAPAPTSHQQEIAKELQVGASFEAATEIERRVAFLAAQLTGSDRRALVLGISGGVDSTVAGRLCRLAAERVREAGREATFIAMRLPYGVQADERDARLALEFIRPDRVMTVDVKPASDVSLESVLAAGLTFRDERHQDFVLGNVKARQRMIVQYTVANAHDGLVVGTDQAAEAISGFYTKYGDGAADVVPLAGLTKRRVRAVGEALGAPAALMRKVPTADLETLNPGVADEDVLGVSYDTIDDFLEGEPVDDAALTVLIDRYRLTEHKRRPPITP; from the coding sequence TTGACCGCCCCCGCCCCCACGTCCCATCAGCAGGAGATCGCCAAGGAGCTCCAGGTCGGCGCGTCCTTCGAGGCCGCGACGGAGATCGAGCGCCGGGTCGCCTTCCTCGCCGCGCAGCTCACCGGCTCGGACCGGCGCGCGCTGGTGCTCGGCATCAGCGGCGGCGTCGACTCCACGGTGGCGGGCCGGCTGTGCCGGCTCGCGGCCGAACGGGTCCGCGAGGCCGGGCGGGAGGCGACGTTCATCGCGATGCGGCTGCCGTACGGCGTGCAGGCCGACGAGCGGGACGCCCGGCTCGCGCTGGAGTTCATCCGGCCCGACCGGGTCATGACGGTGGACGTGAAGCCCGCGAGCGACGTCTCCCTGGAGTCGGTGCTGGCCGCCGGCCTGACCTTCCGCGACGAACGGCACCAGGACTTCGTGCTCGGCAACGTCAAGGCCCGCCAGCGGATGATCGTCCAGTACACGGTGGCCAACGCGCACGACGGCCTGGTGGTCGGCACCGACCAGGCCGCGGAAGCGATCTCCGGCTTCTACACCAAGTACGGCGACGGCGCCGCCGACGTGGTCCCGCTCGCCGGCCTCACCAAGCGCCGGGTGCGGGCCGTCGGCGAGGCGCTGGGCGCGCCGGCCGCCCTGATGCGCAAGGTCCCGACCGCCGACCTGGAGACGCTGAACCCCGGCGTGGCCGACGAGGACGTGCTCGGCGTCTCCTACGACACGATCGACGACTTCCTGGAGGGCGAGCCGGTCGACGACGCGGCGCTCACCGTGCTGATCGACCGCTACCGGCTCACGGAGCACAAGCGCCGCCCGCCGATCACGCCCTGA
- a CDS encoding ATP-binding protein produces MVTEAAEAEISRREAEVLELVGDHLSNAEIAARLCISVRTVESHVSSLLRKLEVPDRRALARRAPGPGGAASDRPAAVLPAPLTSFVGRARERAELAALLKEHRQVTAVGPGGVGKTRLALAVAAEAAGAYPDGVWFADLVPVTDPGMIAAAVAGALGLGEQPGRDLADSVAAALADRDALVVLDNCEHVMDGVAPFLERLLATCPRLTVLATSRARLMVPFERVYPVPPLSLAADGDSDAVALFMERAAAVGRPPDPALRGQIAAVCARLDGMALAIELAAARCPTLGLDGITAALSHPLRMLTGGSRADERHRSVRAALDWSHALLEPAHRALLRRVSVFAAPFTAAAAAEVAGYEECLVADGLARLAEQSLLVVAATPDGTEYRALETIRQYAAERLAEAGERDEVHSRHLRWCLARAAWLEEARPGWRARFDQVADDLRAALTWAAGRPELREDAFGLARRLAELAFTRNLTGESQRRFEQAAALAAGPAESATMLRQAASVAGCRAAGDDMYRLRLAAAAAARRAGDAAGAAADLATAATMAFRYWATFVRVPSREEALALMAEARQTAGGDQATHAADDQATPVGGEPGAPVGGEPGARAALALAEAAVVTDAFGAVQGPADNVAVPETIACAERAVELAARTGDPLAESAALDALTCAHIWAGDAFAAAARSRRRVTLLSALPPSPAVTHELIDALGMVTEAGLGAGDVPDARRWARQLDGHPSLAEVGHRAPLMVDALAGDVEEVLAGSVRLLDAWRRAGSPARAHLGPAVAAVAMVHGLRDDHDAERAWREILDRLDVSAERAHGYAAVFDGMLLLHRGQAREAAERMAPEAGEVWKWVSWIWHHWYVALRTEAVVLAGHSGARRCVAEARAAVAGNPVAEALVARAGAVLDGDREALLATADAFDAAGCPYQSARTLLLAGGEHAGRGSATLAALGLAPKAVSLW; encoded by the coding sequence GTGGTGACAGAAGCGGCAGAAGCCGAGATCTCCCGCCGGGAAGCCGAGGTGCTGGAGCTCGTCGGCGACCATCTCAGCAACGCCGAGATCGCGGCCCGGCTGTGCATCTCGGTGCGCACCGTGGAGAGCCACGTGTCCTCGCTGCTGCGCAAGCTGGAGGTGCCGGACCGCCGGGCGCTCGCCCGCCGCGCGCCGGGCCCGGGCGGCGCGGCCTCGGACCGGCCGGCGGCCGTCCTGCCCGCCCCGCTCACCTCGTTCGTCGGCCGGGCCCGTGAGCGGGCCGAGCTGGCCGCGCTGCTGAAGGAGCACCGGCAGGTCACCGCGGTCGGCCCCGGCGGGGTGGGCAAGACCCGGCTCGCGCTGGCGGTGGCCGCGGAGGCGGCCGGAGCCTACCCCGACGGCGTGTGGTTCGCCGACCTGGTGCCGGTCACCGACCCCGGCATGATCGCCGCCGCCGTGGCCGGCGCACTCGGCCTCGGCGAGCAGCCCGGCCGCGATCTGGCCGACTCCGTGGCCGCCGCGCTCGCCGACCGGGACGCGCTGGTCGTCCTGGACAACTGCGAGCACGTGATGGACGGGGTGGCGCCGTTCCTCGAACGGCTGCTGGCCACCTGCCCGCGCCTGACCGTGCTCGCGACCAGCCGGGCGCGGCTGATGGTGCCGTTCGAGCGGGTGTACCCGGTCCCGCCGCTGTCGCTGGCCGCCGACGGCGACTCGGACGCGGTCGCGCTGTTCATGGAGCGGGCGGCGGCGGTCGGCCGGCCGCCGGACCCCGCGCTGCGCGGCCAGATCGCCGCCGTCTGCGCGCGGCTCGACGGGATGGCGCTGGCGATCGAGCTGGCCGCGGCCCGCTGCCCCACGCTCGGCCTGGACGGCATCACCGCCGCCCTGTCCCACCCGCTGCGGATGCTCACCGGCGGCTCCCGCGCCGACGAGCGGCACCGGTCGGTGCGGGCGGCGCTGGACTGGAGCCATGCCCTGCTGGAACCGGCCCACCGGGCGCTGCTGCGCCGGGTGTCGGTGTTCGCGGCGCCGTTCACCGCCGCCGCGGCGGCGGAGGTGGCCGGGTACGAGGAGTGCCTGGTGGCCGACGGGCTGGCCCGGCTCGCCGAGCAGAGCCTGCTGGTGGTGGCGGCGACGCCGGACGGCACCGAGTACCGCGCGCTGGAGACCATCCGCCAGTACGCGGCCGAGCGGCTCGCCGAGGCCGGCGAGCGCGACGAGGTCCACTCCCGGCACCTGCGCTGGTGCCTGGCGCGGGCGGCCTGGCTGGAGGAGGCCAGGCCGGGCTGGCGGGCCCGGTTCGACCAGGTCGCCGACGACCTGCGCGCGGCCCTCACGTGGGCGGCCGGCCGGCCGGAGCTGCGCGAGGACGCCTTCGGGCTCGCCCGGCGGCTGGCGGAGCTGGCCTTCACCCGCAACCTGACGGGCGAGTCCCAGCGCCGCTTCGAGCAGGCGGCGGCGCTCGCGGCCGGGCCCGCCGAGAGCGCGACGATGCTCCGGCAGGCCGCCTCCGTGGCGGGCTGCCGGGCGGCGGGCGACGACATGTACCGCCTGCGCCTCGCCGCCGCGGCGGCGGCCCGCCGCGCGGGCGACGCGGCCGGGGCCGCCGCCGACCTGGCGACCGCCGCGACGATGGCGTTCCGGTACTGGGCCACGTTCGTCCGGGTGCCGTCCCGCGAGGAGGCGCTCGCCCTGATGGCCGAGGCCCGGCAGACGGCGGGCGGCGACCAGGCCACGCACGCCGCGGACGACCAGGCCACGCCGGTCGGTGGCGAGCCGGGCGCGCCGGTCGGTGGCGAGCCGGGCGCGCGGGCCGCGTTGGCGTTGGCCGAGGCCGCCGTGGTCACCGACGCCTTCGGGGCCGTGCAGGGGCCCGCCGACAACGTCGCGGTGCCGGAGACGATCGCGTGCGCCGAGCGGGCGGTCGAGCTGGCCGCCAGGACCGGCGACCCGCTCGCCGAGTCGGCCGCGCTCGACGCGCTCACCTGCGCGCACATCTGGGCCGGCGACGCCTTCGCCGCCGCCGCCAGGTCCCGGCGGCGGGTCACGCTCCTGTCGGCCCTGCCACCCTCGCCGGCCGTCACCCACGAGCTGATCGACGCGCTCGGCATGGTCACCGAGGCCGGGCTCGGCGCGGGCGACGTGCCGGACGCCCGCCGCTGGGCCCGGCAGCTCGACGGCCACCCGTCGCTGGCGGAGGTCGGTCACCGGGCGCCGCTCATGGTGGACGCGCTGGCGGGCGACGTCGAGGAGGTGCTGGCCGGCAGCGTACGGCTGCTCGACGCGTGGCGGCGCGCGGGCAGCCCGGCCCGGGCCCACCTCGGGCCGGCGGTGGCCGCCGTGGCGATGGTCCACGGCCTGCGCGACGACCACGACGCCGAACGCGCCTGGCGGGAGATCCTGGACCGGCTCGACGTCTCGGCGGAGCGCGCCCACGGCTACGCGGCCGTCTTCGACGGCATGCTGCTGCTCCACCGCGGCCAGGCGCGGGAGGCCGCGGAGCGGATGGCCCCCGAGGCGGGCGAGGTCTGGAAGTGGGTGAGCTGGATCTGGCACCACTGGTACGTCGCCCTGCGCACCGAGGCCGTCGTCCTGGCCGGCCACTCCGGCGCCCGCCGCTGCGTGGCCGAGGCGCGCGCCGCCGTGGCCGGCAACCCGGTCGCCGAGGCCCTCGTGGCGCGGGCCGGGGCCGTGCTCGACGGCGACCGGGAGGCGCTGCTCGCCACGGCGGACGCCTTCGACGCGGCCGGCTGCCCCTACCAGTCCGCGCGGACCCTGCTGCTCGCCGGCGGGGAGCACGCCGGGCGCGGGAGCGCCACGCTGGCCGCGCTCGGCCTCGCGCCGAAGGCCGTCAGCCTCTGGTGA
- a CDS encoding VOC family protein, whose protein sequence is MTGTSGIRTVLHPVSDLARAKAVYVALLGVEPQADSPYYVGFEAEGQHIGLVPGGGPQAMTTPVAYWHVADLDAKLAELTAAGAVVREAAHEVGAGRRVATVTDPDGNVLGLLQDQ, encoded by the coding sequence ATGACCGGCACTTCCGGCATCAGGACCGTGCTGCACCCGGTGTCCGACCTGGCCAGGGCCAAGGCGGTGTACGTGGCCCTGCTCGGCGTCGAGCCGCAGGCCGACTCGCCCTACTACGTCGGCTTCGAGGCCGAGGGCCAGCACATCGGGCTGGTGCCGGGCGGCGGGCCGCAGGCCATGACGACGCCGGTGGCGTACTGGCACGTCGCGGACCTCGACGCCAAGCTGGCCGAGCTCACCGCCGCCGGGGCCGTGGTGCGGGAGGCCGCGCACGAGGTCGGCGCCGGCCGCCGGGTGGCGACCGTCACCGACCCCGACGGCAACGTCCTCGGCCTCCTCCAGGACCAGTGA
- a CDS encoding glyoxalase — protein sequence MTAFATVTLEVPDPAAASAFYDAFGLSPYVRLRAAQSPADGFRGFALSLVVSQPGNVDAFVAAALEAGATALKPATKSFWGYGAVVRAPDGTICKIATSAKKDTAPAARRVGQVALLLGVADVKASKRFYAGRGLAVAKSFGGKYVEFATPSSAVTLALYPRRALAKDAGVPQEGSGSHRLVIGGDAGPFTDPDGFVWEPASA from the coding sequence ATGACCGCCTTCGCCACCGTCACCCTCGAGGTTCCCGACCCGGCCGCCGCGAGCGCCTTCTACGACGCCTTCGGCCTGAGCCCGTACGTGCGCCTCAGGGCCGCCCAGTCGCCGGCGGACGGCTTCCGCGGGTTCGCGCTGTCCCTCGTGGTGTCCCAGCCGGGCAATGTGGACGCCTTCGTCGCCGCCGCCCTGGAGGCCGGGGCGACGGCGCTCAAGCCGGCCACGAAGAGCTTCTGGGGCTACGGCGCCGTCGTCCGAGCCCCGGACGGCACCATCTGCAAGATCGCGACCTCGGCCAAGAAGGACACCGCCCCCGCCGCCCGCCGCGTCGGCCAGGTCGCGCTGCTGCTGGGCGTGGCGGACGTCAAGGCGAGCAAGCGCTTCTACGCCGGGCGCGGCCTGGCCGTCGCCAAGAGCTTCGGCGGCAAGTACGTCGAGTTCGCCACCCCGTCGTCGGCCGTCACGCTGGCGCTCTACCCGCGCCGCGCGCTCGCCAAGGACGCCGGCGTCCCCCAGGAGGGCAGCGGCTCGCACCGGCTCGTGATCGGCGGCGACGCCGGGCCCTTCACGGACCCGGACGGCTTCGTCTGGGAGCCGGCGTCGGCCTGA